From the bacterium genome, the window GTTCGGCGTGAGCGCCGCGGCCCCGATGATGGCGATGGCCCCGGCGGGGGGAGCTGCGGGAGGCGCCGCGGCCGCCGCGGTGGAAGAGCAGACCGAGTTTGATGCGGTGCTGACGGCGATCGGCGACAAGAAGATTCAGGTGATCAAGGTCGTGCGGGAGCTGACCGGCCTCGGGTTGAAGGAAGCCAAGGACCTTGTGGATGGGGCCCCCAAGCCGGTCAAGGAGAAGGTCACCAAGCAAGAGGCCGAGACGATCAAGACCAAGTTGACAGAAGTCGGCGCGACTGTCGAGATCAAATAGACCCGGCATCCGCACAGGATGCCCCCACCGCCCCGGCCGTACTCGGCCGCCGGGTCACGGTCAGTTATTGCCCCTTGACGAAAAACCCTGGTCGGTGATAATATACCATTTACTGCGCTAATGCTGGTTACGAACCCACCGCGATCCTGAGGGCATTGCACACTTGCGCCCGTGCGCCGTTTTGACGTGATTTCCGCGTGGAGGCGAAACCCGTGAAGGGAAAGGCCGCACCATCCAAGGCCAGGACCAGGACTGCCGCATCGAAGAAGGGTGCCCGTGTCAAGACGGGTCCGCTTCGCTTTGTCGCCAAGGAGGTCGCTCGATCGAAGCTTCAGGGGTCACCAGGCCCCGGCGGCCGAAAGCGCCATCCTCGTTTGATGAGGACGATCGTGCTGGATACCAAGGCCGAGCGGGCGCCGGTGGCCGTGTTCCAGGCGCCTCCGCAGGCGGCCGAGTCCCACACCGGCGTGCGGACGCTCAAGGGGCTCGGCGAGGTGAAGGTGAGCCGGTACGGCAAGCGGAGCCGGGTTAGCTTCGCCAAGATCCCCGCCGTCCTCGACGTCCCGAATCTCGTCGAGATCCAGCGTGAGTCTTTCAAGTGGTTCTTGAAAGAGGGCATTCGCGAGGTCTTCGAGGAGGTCTCGCCGATCAAGGACTTCACCGGCAACCTGGAGCTCCACTTCGCGGTGGGCCGGCGGCGGTCCCGGACCCCTCAGGAAGACGAGCAGGGGGATCTCCGCCTGGAGTTCGACGGCTACCGGCTGGAGCAGCTGAAGTACTCCGTGGATGAGTGCCGCGAACGCGACTACAACTATAGCGCCGCGCTCAAGGTCCAGGTCCGCCTGGTGATCAAGGAGACCGGCGAGGTCAAAGAGCAGGAAGTCTTCATGGGGGACTTCCCGCTGATGACCGAGCAAGGGACGTTCGTGATCAACGGGGCCGAGCGCGTGGTCGTCAGCCAGCTGGTGCGGTCGCCGGGCGTGTATTACAGCATGTCCCCGGACCCCAATGGGCGGCTGCTCCCCTCCGCCACGGTGATCCCCCATCGGGGCGCCTGGCTGGAACTCGAGATCGACGGCAACAACATCATCTACGTCCGCATCGACCGGACCCGCAAGCTGCCGGTGACGGTGCTGCTGCGCGCGATCTCACAGGCCAAGACCGAAGAT encodes:
- the rplL gene encoding 50S ribosomal protein L7/L12; the encoded protein is MTVDQIVDTIGGLSALDLSKLVKALEDKFGVSAAAPMMAMAPAGGAAGGAAAAAVEEQTEFDAVLTAIGDKKIQVIKVVRELTGLGLKEAKDLVDGAPKPVKEKVTKQEAETIKTKLTEVGATVEIK